One stretch of Eretmochelys imbricata isolate rEreImb1 chromosome 1, rEreImb1.hap1, whole genome shotgun sequence DNA includes these proteins:
- the LOC144278493 gene encoding olfactory receptor 52P1-like: MAVFNLTPADPSTFTLSGIPGLETAHIWISIPFSTFYTISLLGNCMVLFVVGTEQTLYKPMYQLLCMLALTDISMSTSVVPKALCIFWFNLKGITVGGCLTQMFFLHAASVMQSAVLVTMAFDRYVAICDPLRYATILNNAQIAKLGLLGLIRAVLFILPMPLLLSRQPFCANHIIPHTYCDHIAVAKMFCGDITVNRLYGLVIALVVVVLDLMLIALSYGLIIRTVFRISSKKAHQKALNTCTAHICVMLMSYTPCLFSTLTHRFGQGIAPHIHIILANLYFFIPPMLNPIIYGVKTKELCDKVGKYTFRMCSPGATDFKPA, encoded by the coding sequence ATGGCTGTTTTCAACCTCACCCCCGCTGACCCTTCAACATTCACTCTAAGCGGTATTCCTGGCCTAGAAACTGCCCACATTtggatttccatccctttctctaCATTCTACACTATCAGCCTGCTGGGAAATTGCATGGTCCTGTTTGTTGTAGGCACAGAGCAGACCCTATACAAACCGATGTACcagctgctctgcatgctggcacTCACAGACATCAGCATGTCTACATCTGTTGTGCCGAaggcactgtgtatattttggttcAACTTGAAAGGCATTACTGTGGgtggctgcctcacccagatgttctttCTTCATGCAGCTTCTGTTATGCAGTCAGCCGTCCTCGTGACAATGGCCTTCGATCGCTACGTTGCTATATGTGACCCTCTGAGATATGCCACCATCCTCAACAATGCACAAATAGCTAAACTGGGGCTTCTGGGTTTGAtaagagctgttctcttcattctgcccatgcccctgctcctgagcaggcAGCCATTCTGTGCCAACCACATTATCCCCCACACGTACTGCGACCACATAGCTGTGGCAAAGATGTTTTGTGGGGACATCACAGTCAATAGGTTGTACGGCTTGGTGATAGCACTTGTAGTCGTCGTGTTAGACCTGATGCTCATTGCCCTGTCCTATGGTCTGATCATAAGGACCGTGTTCAGAATCTCCTCCAAGAAAGCCCACCAGAAAGCCCTCAACACCTGCACAGCTCACATCTGTGTCATGCTGATGTCTTATACTCCCTGCCTTTTCTCCACTCTGACACATAGGTTTGGTCAGGGCATCGCTCCCCACATTCACATCATCTTGGCCAACCTCTATTTCTTCATCCCCCCCATGCTCAATCCAATCATTTATGGGGTCAAAACTAAAGAGCTTTGTGACAAAGTGGGCAAATACACCTTCAGAATGTGCTCACCTGGGGCCACTGACTTTAAACCTGCATGA
- the LOC144259662 gene encoding olfactory receptor 52P1-like, giving the protein MAGTWSISERDRRTGHLMANFSFSPSDSSIFILTGVPGLEADHIWISIPFSAFYIMGLLGNFTVLFVVGKEQTLHKPMYLLLCMLALSDITTSTSFVPKALCIFWFNLKSITVKSCLTQMFFFYAFSTMHSTVLVTMAFDRYVAICNPLRYATILTNARIAKLGLVCLTRAVLFILPMPLLLSGQPFCANRIIPHTYCDHITVAKVSCGDITASRVYGLLMAFVIIGFDLTLIGLSYGLIIRTLLRISSKEANQKALNTCTAHICALLMSYPLGLLSSLSHRFGQGITPHIHILLSNLHYLIPPMLNPIIYGINTKDLRDKVVKYICRTYSPHGTDFKPA; this is encoded by the exons ATGGCAG GCACATGGAGCATTTCTGAGCGTGATCGACGCACCGGCCACCTCATGGCAAATTTCAGCTTCTCCCCCTCTGACTCTTCAATATTCATCCTAACCGGCGTCCCTGGCCTGGAAGCTGACCACATctggatttccatccctttctctgCGTTCTACATTATGGGCCTGTTGGGAAATTTCACAGTTCTGTTTGTGGTAGGCAAAGAGCAGACCCTGCACAAGCCGatgtacctgctgctctgcatgctggcgCTCTCAGACATCACCACATCTACCTCCTTTGTGCCAAAGGCACTGTGCATTTTTTGGTTCAATTTGAAAAGCATTACTGTGAAgagctgcctcacccagatgttcttcTTTTACGCATTTTCTACTATGCACTCAACTGTCCTAGTGACAATGGCCTTTGATCGCTATgttgccatatgtaaccctctgagatacGCCACCATCCTCACCAACGCACGAATAGCTAAGCTAGGGCTAGTGTGTTTGACaagagctgttctcttcattctgccTATGCCCCTGCTCCTGAGCGGGCAGCCATTCTGTGCCAACCGCATTATCCCCCATACGTACTGTGACCACATAACTGTGGCAAAGGTGTCATGTGGGGACATCACAGCCAGCAGAGTGTACGGCTTGCTGATGGCGTTTGTAATCATTGGGTTCGACCTGACGCTCATTGGCCTGTCCTACGGTTTGATCATCAGGACGCTCCTCAGAATCTCTTCCAAGGAAGCCAACCAGAAAGCCCTCAACACCTGCACAGCCCATATCTGTGCACTACTGATGTCTTATCCTCTTGGACTCCTCTCCAGTCTGTCACACAGGTTTGGTCAGGGCATCACTCCGCACATTCACATCCTCTTGTCCAACCTCCATTATCTCATTCCCCCCATGCTCAACCCTATCATTTATGGGATCAACACCAAGGATCTTCGTGACAAAGTGGTCAAATACATCTGCAGAACGTACTCACCTCACGGTACTGACTTTAAACCCGCATGA